The following proteins come from a genomic window of Malus sylvestris chromosome 4, drMalSylv7.2, whole genome shotgun sequence:
- the LOC126617727 gene encoding protein ALUMINUM SENSITIVE 3-like, which translates to MASLLSTTAQNHTDIAPSNFIQGLFAAQVVLPLPEFVGNMDLSWMVDFLKGMVKPLAATVVVLMAVALSYMQKLGLGREMIYSIARAFIQLSIIGFVLQFIFTRDNAVWIVLAYLFMVTVAGYTAGQRAKHVPRGKYVAGASILAGTSVTMLLLVLLSVFPFTPRYIIPVAGMMVGNSMTVTGVTMKRLRDDIRSQMNLVETALALGATPRQATMQQVKRALVISLSPVLDNAKTVGLISLPGAMTGLIMGGASPLEAIHLQIVVMNFLIGASTVSSIFSTYLCWPAFFTNAYQLETKVFHSE; encoded by the exons ATGGCATCGCTCCTCTCCACCACCGCACAAAACCACACAGACATTGCACCGTCCAATTTCATACAAGGCCTATTTGCTGCCCAAGTTGTTCTTCCCTTACCTGAGTTTGTGGGCAACATGGACTTGTCATGGATGGTGGACTTTCTCAAGGGCATGGTGAAGCCGCTGGCGGCGACGGTGGTGGTGCTCATGGCGGTGGCCTTGTCGTACATGCAGAAACTGGGATTGGGTAGAGAAATGATTTACTCCATTGCTAGGGCCTTCATTCAGCTCTCGATTATCGGGTTTGTTCTTCAGTTCATCTTCACTCGGGACAATGCCGTTTGGATCGTTCTGGCTTACCTTTTCATG GTGACTGTTGCTGGTTATACAGCAGGGCAAAGGGCTAAGCATGTTCCTAGAGGGAAGTATGTTGCTGGGGCTTCTATATTGGCTGGAACTTCAGTCACAATGTTGCTACTTGTGCTGCTGAGCGTGTTCCCCTTCACTCCAAGATATATTATCCCTGTTGCGGGAATGATGGTCGGAAATTCAATGACGGTAACTGGGGTTACGATGAAAAGACTTCGAGATGATATTCGAAGTCAAATGAACCTG GTAGAGACAGCGTTGGCTCTCGGTGCAACACCGCGCCAAGCAACAATGCAGCAGGTGAAGAGAGCTCTGGTGATTTCTCTGTCTCCAGTTCTGGACAATGCGAAAACCGTCGGCCTCATCTCACTTCCTGGCGCAATGACTGGTCTCATAATGGGAGGAGCTTCTCCTTTGGAGGCCATTCATCTGCAGATTGTTGTGATGAACTTTCTGATTGGTGCATCTACAGTTAGCAGCATTTTTTCAACATATCTGTGTTGGCCTGCTTTCTTTACCAATGCTTATCAGTTAGAGACCAAGGTTTTCCATTCAGAATAG